A single Hemiscyllium ocellatum isolate sHemOce1 unplaced genomic scaffold, sHemOce1.pat.X.cur. scaffold_775_pat_ctg1, whole genome shotgun sequence DNA region contains:
- the LOC132814268 gene encoding transmembrane protease serine 12-like, with translation MGPGRRWPFLLLLVLSSTGLLSQPVATVTRNPACGLRPLMGEPVSSRIVGGQDALPGAWPWQVSVQYKQRNVQQHVCGGTIIAERWVLTAAHCFCDRMSNQFSWLVVIGLHQRSQFDAHARVLVVDRILQHKEFNRETLEHDVALLRLHNAIVYSPYVQPICLPHPHQQLTQLNPCYITGWGARETNGPSSDILQEAEVDLIPNKVCNRHDWYNGIITPRMRCAGFEAGLVDGCQGDSGGPLECFDHRDARFYLLGISSFGLQCGLPQKVGVYTRPGAYLDWIRLTQTTNRGVRLAPSPRTGYVLGLIAVRMLA, from the exons ATGGGTCCAGGGAGACGGtggcccttcctcctcctcctggtGCTGTCCAGCACCGGGCTCCTCTCTCAACCCGTGGCCACCGTTACCAGGAACCCAG CCTGCGGCCTACGCCCCCTGATGGGTGAGCCAGTGTCCAGCCGGATCGTGGGGGGGCAGGACGCTCTGCCCGGCGCCTGGCCCTGGCAGGTCAGTGTCCAGTACAAACAGCGCAACGTCCAGCAGCACGTCTGTGGGGGAACCATCATCGCCGAGCGATGGGTTCTCACTGCAGCTCACTGCTTCTGCGACAGGATGAG TAACCAGTTCTCCTGGTTGGTGGTGATTGGGCTTCATCAACGGTCCCAGTTTGATGCTCACGCCCGTGTGCTGGTGGTGGACAGGATCCTACAACACAAGGAGTTCAACAGAGAGACGCTGGAACACGACGTGGCCTTACTGAGACTGCACAACGCCATCGTCTACTCCCCATATGTCCAGCCCATCtgcctgccccacccccaccaacaacTGACCCAACTCAACCCCTGCTACATCACCGGCTGGGGAGCGAGAGAGACCAATG GTCCATCATCAGATATCCTGCAGGAGGCAGAGGTTGACCTGATACCCAACAAAGTCTGTAACCGACACGACTGGTACAATGGGATCATTACTCCGCGTATGCGATGTGCTGGCTTTGAGGCTGGACTGGTCGATGGATGTCAG gGAGACAGCGGGGGACCCCTGGAGTGCTTCGACCACCGGGACGCGCGCTTCTACCTGCTGGGCATCTCGAGTTTCGGATTGCAGTGCGGGCTGCCCCAGAAGGTGGGGGTCTACACCCGGCCGGGCGCTTACTTGGACTGGATCCGTCTCACCCAGACCACGAACCGGGGAGTGCGCCTGGCCCCCTCGCCCCGCACCGGCTACGTCCTGGGGCTGATCGCCGTCCGCATGCTAGCCTGA